From Cecembia calidifontis, one genomic window encodes:
- a CDS encoding aminotransferase class IV, with the protein MSDFDTIYLYKQEDGDWTSDPILWHNRGFLFGDGLFETMVFNHGKIRFAEQHLERLNHGLDQLGIDKDRLSKLSEVEEKISELALNAKTLRIRWNVFRSGIGKYTPEENFSSETLMIQPFQKAPSVKFNAYISTTIRLPDLPWIQCKTLSALPYVMAAQERDFLDMDEVILKNSKGFISEAGASNIFWIKNGIYYTPSLSCSCIAGVGRNRVIQRLKDLGKAIIEGEFMENDLSEAEKVFTTNVTGISYIYKIGDIKFDTTPDPWIESVFEGVN; encoded by the coding sequence GTGAGCGATTTTGATACAATTTATCTTTACAAGCAAGAAGACGGAGATTGGACATCAGACCCGATTTTATGGCATAACCGGGGTTTTTTGTTTGGAGATGGGCTCTTTGAAACCATGGTTTTTAATCATGGGAAAATTAGGTTTGCAGAACAGCATCTTGAGAGACTAAATCATGGACTGGATCAACTAGGTATAGATAAAGACAGGCTGTCGAAGTTATCGGAGGTAGAAGAAAAAATCAGTGAATTGGCTTTGAATGCTAAAACTTTGAGAATCAGATGGAATGTTTTTAGGTCTGGGATAGGAAAATATACCCCTGAGGAAAATTTCTCCTCTGAGACATTGATGATTCAACCCTTCCAAAAAGCGCCTTCGGTGAAATTCAATGCGTACATCAGTACTACTATCCGTCTTCCGGACTTACCTTGGATTCAATGTAAAACTTTATCTGCCCTACCTTATGTAATGGCGGCTCAGGAAAGGGATTTTTTGGATATGGATGAGGTGATTTTGAAGAACTCAAAAGGCTTTATTTCCGAAGCAGGTGCTTCAAATATTTTTTGGATCAAAAATGGAATTTATTATACCCCTTCTTTATCCTGCTCCTGCATTGCAGGAGTGGGAAGAAACCGTGTGATTCAAAGATTGAAGGACTTGGGGAAAGCAATCATAGAGGGAGAGTTTATGGAAAATGACCTTTCGGAAGCAGAGAAGGTTTTTACTACCAATGTGACGGGCATCAGCTACATTTACAAGATAGGAGATATAAAATTTGATACCACACCAGATCCTTGGATAGAATCGGTTTTTGAGGGAGTGAATTAA
- a CDS encoding histone H1, producing the protein MSRFEEIKNLVMGLEADFEKFYSKGNQAAGTRVRKGMQDLKTLAQEIRKEVQEKKNAG; encoded by the coding sequence ATGAGCAGATTTGAAGAAATTAAAAATCTTGTGATGGGTTTGGAGGCTGACTTCGAAAAGTTCTACAGCAAAGGCAACCAAGCTGCTGGAACCCGAGTAAGAAAAGGTATGCAAGACCTTAAGACTTTGGCACAGGAAATTCGTAAAGAAGTTCAGGAAAAGAAAAACGCTGGGTGA
- a CDS encoding DUF1015 domain-containing protein gives MAEILPIKAWRYHERFAANIEEYTSPLFDVVSPKQRQVLYGNPYNSIHLSVPLGENPAQRAQLLLEEWKQNEIIRQDKIPGIYVYYQYFKFPGQEEESVRKGFIAQIRAYDWEEGVVLRHENTIAKAVNDRIELLRATQFQSSPTHGLYEDPLHLLEPYMDAAIEDPIYELEDYQGVREVLAVIQDVRLIKKFIEVIANKKIILADGHHRFEGAITYKKEMESLNPLHTGKEGYNYHMMYFTNALSKNLRILPTHRLFKDITLKEEEIISRLENWFVVRRLNEVDEIMELILQRKWAFGLVFPENAYKISLIPERIKEFDEQVPEVLRTVDLVVLHYFFIDKVLEIPMTEQRFSEHIDYERNLHRCLQKVETGNASFAVITKDISMNQVLDVCKSGYTMPQKSTYFYPKTLSGLLFASIEESEFKFPYEAFLP, from the coding sequence ATGGCAGAAATCCTACCCATTAAAGCCTGGAGATATCACGAGCGTTTTGCTGCTAATATAGAAGAATATACCTCGCCTTTGTTTGATGTGGTTTCACCAAAACAAAGGCAGGTGCTATATGGAAATCCATATAACAGTATCCATCTATCTGTTCCTTTAGGGGAAAATCCTGCCCAAAGGGCACAGCTGTTATTGGAAGAGTGGAAACAAAATGAAATCATACGGCAAGATAAAATACCGGGCATTTACGTTTATTACCAGTATTTCAAATTTCCAGGGCAGGAAGAAGAGTCTGTGAGAAAGGGTTTTATAGCCCAAATCAGGGCATATGATTGGGAGGAAGGGGTAGTTCTCCGCCATGAAAATACGATAGCCAAAGCGGTAAATGACAGGATAGAATTGCTGAGAGCAACCCAATTCCAATCAAGTCCAACACATGGACTTTATGAAGATCCTTTGCACCTTTTGGAGCCTTATATGGATGCCGCTATTGAAGATCCTATTTATGAATTAGAAGATTATCAAGGAGTAAGAGAAGTGCTTGCTGTCATTCAGGATGTAAGATTGATCAAAAAATTCATTGAGGTAATCGCCAATAAAAAGATCATTTTGGCAGATGGTCATCACCGTTTTGAAGGAGCCATTACCTACAAAAAGGAAATGGAGAGCCTTAACCCACTCCATACCGGCAAGGAAGGGTATAATTACCATATGATGTATTTTACCAATGCGCTTTCTAAAAACCTAAGGATTTTACCTACACACAGGCTATTCAAGGATATTACGCTGAAAGAGGAAGAAATCATCAGCCGTCTTGAAAATTGGTTCGTTGTCAGGAGACTTAATGAGGTGGATGAAATCATGGAACTTATCCTTCAAAGGAAGTGGGCATTTGGGCTTGTTTTTCCGGAAAATGCTTATAAAATAAGCCTAATTCCTGAAAGGATTAAGGAATTTGATGAGCAGGTGCCTGAAGTGCTCCGAACCGTAGACTTGGTGGTCTTGCATTATTTTTTTATAGATAAGGTTCTGGAAATACCAATGACCGAACAGCGGTTTTCAGAACATATTGACTATGAAAGGAACCTGCATCGGTGTCTGCAGAAGGTAGAGACAGGAAATGCTTCATTTGCAGTGATCACCAAGGATATTTCCATGAACCAGGTATTAGATGTCTGTAAAAGTGGTTATACCATGCCTCAAAAATCTACCTATTTCTACCCGAAAACTTTATCGGGTTTGCTTTTTGCATCCATTGAGGAGTCAGAGTTCAAATTTCCCTATGAAGCTTTTCTGCCATGA
- a CDS encoding aminotransferase class I/II-fold pyridoxal phosphate-dependent enzyme, whose translation MDLFDKLHTNLGPLGKHSDLSEGYFMFPKLEGEIAPRMKFKGKEVLTWSLNNYLGLANHPEVRKTDAEAAAKWGAAYPMGARMMSGQTDLHEQLERELAEFVGKESAYLLNYGYQGIMSAIDALLDRKDVVVYDSECHACIIDALRMHLGKRYVFPHNDIENCEKQLQRATKLAEETGGGILVITEGVFGMTGDQGKLAEIVKLKEKYQFRLLVDDAHGFGTMGKTGAGTGEEQGVQDQIDLYFSTFAKSMASIGAFIAGDANVIRYLKYNMRSQIFAKSLPMLLVEGALKRLELLRSQPELKDNLWKIVNALKSGLQEKGFSTGKSNSPVTPVVLNGTVGEAATLSKDLRENYNIFCSVVIYPVVPKGMIILRLIPTAVHTLEDVAETIAAFEAVKDKLTSGYYRSTELAMSFGE comes from the coding sequence TTGGACTTATTCGACAAACTACACACCAATCTTGGCCCATTGGGCAAGCATTCGGATCTTTCTGAGGGATACTTTATGTTCCCTAAACTGGAAGGAGAAATCGCTCCAAGAATGAAATTTAAAGGCAAGGAAGTGTTGACCTGGAGCTTAAACAACTACCTGGGGCTGGCCAATCACCCTGAAGTAAGAAAGACCGACGCTGAGGCGGCGGCTAAGTGGGGTGCTGCTTATCCTATGGGAGCAAGAATGATGTCCGGTCAGACTGATCTTCACGAGCAATTGGAACGCGAATTGGCAGAATTTGTGGGCAAGGAAAGTGCTTACCTTTTGAACTATGGCTACCAAGGGATTATGTCTGCCATCGATGCCCTATTGGACAGAAAAGATGTGGTGGTATATGATAGTGAGTGCCATGCCTGTATCATCGATGCATTGAGGATGCACTTAGGTAAAAGGTATGTATTTCCTCATAATGATATTGAAAACTGTGAAAAGCAGCTTCAAAGAGCTACCAAGTTGGCTGAAGAAACAGGTGGTGGCATCTTGGTCATCACTGAAGGTGTATTTGGCATGACCGGTGACCAGGGAAAATTGGCTGAGATCGTAAAGCTAAAAGAAAAATATCAGTTCAGGTTATTGGTGGATGATGCCCATGGTTTTGGCACTATGGGAAAAACAGGAGCTGGAACTGGAGAAGAACAAGGTGTACAGGATCAAATCGACCTGTACTTCTCAACTTTTGCCAAATCTATGGCTTCAATTGGTGCATTTATTGCCGGGGATGCCAATGTTATCCGATACCTGAAATACAACATGCGATCCCAGATATTTGCCAAATCCCTACCTATGTTGTTGGTAGAAGGAGCGTTAAAGAGATTGGAGCTATTGAGGTCACAACCTGAACTTAAAGATAACCTATGGAAAATTGTCAATGCGCTGAAAAGTGGGCTTCAGGAAAAAGGCTTCAGCACAGGAAAATCCAATTCGCCAGTTACTCCTGTTGTATTGAACGGTACTGTAGGTGAAGCTGCGACCTTGAGTAAGGATTTAAGAGAAAACTATAATATATTCTGTTCCGTGGTGATTTATCCCGTGGTACCAAAAGGTATGATCATTTTGAGATTGATTCCAACTGCCGTCCATACTTTGGAAGATGTAGCTGAAACAATCGCTGCTTTTGAGGCAGTTAAGGATAAGCTGACCAGCGGATATTACAGATCCACCGAATTGGCCATGTCATTTGGTGAATAA
- a CDS encoding GxxExxY protein — translation MIYYKNESFQIVGAAMEVHKELGHGFLEKVYHEALEIELLNRNIEFVKEQKLPIYYKENKLPIVYSADFVCFDKIILEIKAISELSPEHTAQVINYLKATKMKLGILINFGSNSLEFKRIVL, via the coding sequence ATGATCTATTATAAAAATGAATCTTTTCAAATAGTTGGAGCTGCAATGGAAGTTCATAAAGAGCTTGGACATGGCTTTCTAGAAAAGGTGTATCATGAAGCCCTAGAAATCGAACTTTTAAATAGAAATATCGAATTTGTGAAAGAGCAAAAATTACCAATTTACTATAAGGAAAATAAGTTGCCAATAGTTTATTCAGCTGATTTCGTTTGTTTTGATAAAATCATTTTGGAAATAAAAGCTATTTCTGAGCTAAGTCCAGAACACACTGCTCAAGTAATTAATTATTTAAAAGCAACCAAAATGAAGTTGGGTATACTTATAAATTTTGGTTCCAATTCTTTGGAATTCAAAAGGATAGTTCTTTGA
- a CDS encoding efflux RND transporter periplasmic adaptor subunit: protein MAKKKSNKLIYILLGTLGVIILFAIIGKSAGWIGGEKEISVETSKAQKTSITEKVSASGVVEPEIEVKLSPDVAGEIIELNVIEGDSVKVGDLLVKIRPDNFISALDRARANLNQNQANLAQANANLKRAEAQFIRAELEYKRNEKLYKDKVISDADWEQVQATFLTSKNDLDAAKQSVLAAEYIVKSSQATVNEAAENLRLTNVYSPVNGIVSKLLVEKGERVVGTQQMAGTEMLRLADLSRMEVRVNVNENDIIRISMGDTTIIDVDSYSSTGKKFKGIVTSIANSANTKASADAVTEFEVKIRILNESYADLITERNKFPFRPGMTASVDIITQKKDNVLAVPLAAVTTREDQTTQNQDGSTKSKELIFVVENGKAKMVEIKTGISDFDNIEILEGVTEGQEIISGPYFVVSRQLKDGDPIKINNPVKKEK from the coding sequence ATGGCTAAGAAAAAATCCAACAAACTGATTTATATCCTTTTAGGCACTTTAGGTGTAATTATTCTTTTCGCCATAATTGGAAAGTCTGCCGGCTGGATCGGTGGTGAAAAGGAGATTTCGGTAGAAACTTCAAAAGCTCAGAAAACTTCCATTACGGAAAAAGTGAGTGCTTCCGGAGTAGTTGAACCGGAAATTGAAGTCAAGCTCAGCCCAGATGTGGCAGGTGAAATTATTGAGCTGAATGTGATTGAAGGAGATTCGGTCAAAGTAGGTGACTTACTGGTAAAAATAAGACCCGATAATTTCATTTCTGCATTGGATAGGGCCAGGGCAAACCTAAACCAAAACCAGGCAAACCTTGCCCAGGCAAATGCAAACCTGAAGAGGGCTGAGGCCCAATTTATCAGAGCGGAACTAGAGTACAAAAGAAATGAGAAACTCTACAAGGATAAAGTGATCTCTGATGCCGATTGGGAGCAGGTTCAGGCCACTTTTCTTACCTCCAAAAATGACCTGGATGCTGCGAAACAGTCTGTGTTGGCCGCTGAATACATTGTAAAGTCTTCACAGGCCACCGTAAATGAGGCTGCTGAAAACCTGAGATTGACAAATGTTTACTCACCTGTGAATGGTATAGTTTCCAAACTTTTGGTTGAAAAAGGTGAAAGGGTGGTAGGAACCCAGCAAATGGCCGGTACTGAAATGCTGCGGTTGGCAGACCTTTCCAGAATGGAAGTGCGTGTCAATGTCAATGAAAATGATATTATCAGAATCAGCATGGGCGACACCACGATCATTGATGTAGATTCTTATTCATCTACAGGTAAAAAGTTCAAAGGGATTGTAACCTCTATAGCCAATTCAGCCAATACCAAAGCCAGTGCGGACGCAGTTACTGAATTTGAGGTCAAAATCAGGATCCTCAATGAGTCCTACGCAGATCTAATAACAGAACGAAACAAATTCCCTTTCAGACCGGGAATGACCGCGAGTGTGGATATTATCACCCAGAAAAAGGACAATGTACTGGCAGTTCCTTTAGCTGCGGTTACCACCCGTGAAGACCAGACCACTCAAAATCAAGATGGATCTACAAAATCAAAAGAATTGATTTTTGTGGTTGAAAATGGTAAAGCGAAAATGGTGGAAATCAAAACCGGAATTTCCGATTTTGACAATATTGAAATACTTGAAGGCGTAACCGAGGGCCAGGAAATCATATCAGGACCTTACTTTGTGGTCAGCAGACAGCTTAAGGATGGAGATCCCATAAAAATCAATAACCCTGTCAAAAAAGAAAAATAA
- a CDS encoding glycoside hydrolase family 97 C-terminal domain-containing protein, giving the protein MNGNESRVSNIGFDFLEPKKTYIATIYADAKDAHYLKKPKPIPSEKYW; this is encoded by the coding sequence GTGAATGGAAATGAATCCAGGGTGTCAAACATTGGCTTTGATTTCCTGGAACCGAAAAAAACTTACATAGCCACTATCTATGCAGATGCTAAGGATGCACATTACTTAAAAAAACCCAAGCCTATACCATCAGAAAAGTATTGGTAA
- the accC gene encoding acetyl-CoA carboxylase biotin carboxylase subunit: protein MQKIKKLLVANRGEISLRIMRTAKEMGIKTVAVYSEADRNSPHVKFADEAVCLGPPPSNQSYLLTDKIIEACKSLNVDAIHPGYGFLSENASFAKMVTDAGIIFVGPSPESIEVMGSKLAAKNAVAKYGIPMVPGTEEAISDIQAAKLRAEEIGYPILIKASAGGGGKGMRIVKYEAEFEEQMQRAISEAQSAFGDGAVFIEKYITSPRHIEIQVLGDVHGNIVYLFERECSVQRRHQKVIEEAPSPIVSPEMRKAMGEAAVKVAKACHYYGAGTVEFIVDENLNFYFLEMNTRLQVEHPVTEMITGKDLVKEQILIAEGNPLSFTQEDLKINGHSIEIRVYAEDPKNNFLPDIGNLMTYIRPQGPGVRVDDGFEQGMDIPIYYDPMIAKLIIHDETREKAIKRMIRAIDDYQITGIETTLGFCRFVLEHEAFTSGNFDTKFVEKYFSPENLEIKWKDEELELLASLAVEVFEKQKTNLKRVSGQSGNGIPRTNWKNRLI from the coding sequence ATGCAAAAAATCAAGAAGCTTTTGGTTGCCAACCGTGGTGAGATCAGTTTGAGGATCATGAGGACAGCTAAAGAAATGGGAATCAAGACGGTAGCTGTTTACAGCGAAGCAGATAGAAACTCCCCTCATGTGAAATTTGCCGACGAAGCTGTTTGTCTTGGACCTCCACCTTCCAACCAATCTTATCTTTTGACGGATAAGATCATCGAAGCTTGCAAATCATTAAATGTAGATGCCATCCATCCGGGTTACGGCTTTTTATCAGAAAATGCCTCTTTTGCAAAAATGGTGACGGACGCGGGGATCATTTTTGTAGGACCCTCACCTGAATCCATTGAAGTTATGGGCAGTAAGTTGGCAGCCAAAAATGCAGTTGCCAAGTATGGTATCCCCATGGTTCCGGGTACCGAAGAAGCCATTTCAGATATTCAAGCCGCCAAATTAAGAGCCGAAGAAATCGGTTATCCAATCTTGATCAAAGCCAGTGCGGGAGGAGGAGGAAAAGGGATGAGGATAGTGAAATATGAAGCTGAATTTGAGGAACAAATGCAGCGCGCCATTTCGGAAGCACAGTCTGCTTTTGGGGATGGAGCCGTATTTATCGAAAAATACATCACTTCGCCAAGACATATTGAGATACAGGTATTGGGTGATGTGCACGGAAATATTGTGTATTTATTCGAACGAGAGTGTTCTGTTCAGAGGAGGCATCAAAAAGTGATAGAGGAAGCACCTTCCCCAATAGTATCTCCGGAAATGAGAAAAGCCATGGGCGAGGCAGCCGTAAAGGTAGCCAAAGCCTGCCATTATTATGGAGCAGGGACAGTGGAATTTATAGTTGATGAAAACCTTAACTTTTATTTTCTGGAAATGAATACCCGCCTGCAGGTAGAACATCCTGTTACGGAAATGATCACAGGAAAAGACCTGGTCAAAGAACAAATTCTGATTGCAGAGGGGAATCCACTAAGTTTTACCCAGGAAGACCTTAAAATCAATGGCCATTCCATCGAAATCAGGGTTTATGCTGAAGACCCGAAAAACAATTTCCTTCCCGATATTGGTAACCTGATGACCTATATCCGTCCCCAAGGTCCTGGTGTCAGGGTAGATGATGGATTTGAGCAAGGAATGGATATCCCCATTTATTATGACCCAATGATTGCCAAATTGATCATTCATGACGAAACCAGGGAGAAAGCTATTAAAAGAATGATCCGGGCAATAGATGATTACCAGATTACAGGTATTGAGACAACCCTTGGTTTTTGCCGCTTTGTACTGGAGCATGAGGCCTTCACCTCTGGGAATTTTGATACTAAATTCGTTGAAAAGTATTTCAGTCCAGAGAACTTGGAAATTAAATGGAAAGATGAAGAGTTAGAATTATTGGCCTCTTTGGCAGTGGAGGTTTTTGAGAAGCAGAAAACCAATCTGAAGCGGGTGTCCGGACAAAGCGGAAACGGAATTCCAAGGACCAACTGGAAAAACAGATTGATTTGA
- a CDS encoding Maf family nucleotide pyrophosphatase, with the protein MIDLKGKQLILASRSPRRQELLKGLHLDFEIRIKETEEDFPINMPANQVAPFLSEKKARAFESELKADEVVLASDTVVVLEGKILNKPADSEEAKQMLFSLSGKVHEVMTSITLLSPLKCVTQQDIAKVTFKVLTEEEINYYITHFQPFDKAGAYGIQDWIGFIGVQKLEGSFYTVMGLPVHLVYKVLNEW; encoded by the coding sequence ATGATTGACCTCAAAGGAAAACAATTGATACTTGCTTCGAGGTCTCCTAGGAGACAGGAGCTACTTAAAGGCCTTCATCTTGACTTTGAGATCAGAATCAAAGAAACGGAGGAAGATTTTCCTATAAACATGCCTGCAAATCAGGTGGCCCCTTTTTTATCAGAAAAGAAAGCCAGGGCCTTTGAATCTGAACTTAAGGCAGACGAAGTGGTCTTGGCATCAGATACCGTGGTGGTTTTAGAAGGTAAAATCCTGAACAAACCTGCTGATTCAGAGGAAGCAAAACAGATGTTGTTTTCTCTCTCAGGAAAAGTACATGAAGTCATGACCAGTATTACGCTGTTATCCCCACTAAAGTGTGTAACCCAACAGGATATAGCCAAAGTGACTTTCAAGGTCCTCACTGAAGAAGAAATTAATTATTATATCACCCATTTCCAGCCCTTTGATAAAGCAGGGGCTTATGGTATTCAGGATTGGATTGGGTTTATAGGGGTTCAAAAACTCGAAGGATCATTTTATACAGTCATGGGTTTGCCTGTTCATTTGGTGTATAAAGTATTGAATGAATGGTAA
- a CDS encoding TolC family protein: MKIFYSFSFLLLLLFTVKSNAQGVNIQNLDLQTAIDIAMENNLNLQRSQVNLATQEANLIGNQGQRIPTLSTGASTGYRWGRSINPVTNLFENNRIGNINVFGNSNMTLFAGQQITNSVKQSKTDIEAAKYNVQATENNITLNVINLFINVVFAKEQLKIAENQLTTTKEQLTVTTKLVDAGALPLANKLDIQAQNATNELEVINASNNLRIAKLNLAQAMQIPFDNRLDVIAPDLDPENYLLTQKEVDEIFEIALDLMPEIKAAELGIESADLGVKIARGGYMPTLGIGASAFSNYVDQFFMGERLDFRTQMRNNFSNSANMQLNIPILSNFRNRANLQRARLQKRLSEIQEAETRNQLRQDIESAYTNAYAARQSYQASQVRVSSLAEAFRIAQQRFDAGAINFADYQLAQNNYFNAQADLVTSKYTYIFRVKVLDFYLGNPLKL; the protein is encoded by the coding sequence ATGAAAATATTTTACAGCTTTTCTTTCTTACTATTACTCCTATTCACGGTCAAGAGTAACGCCCAGGGGGTTAACATCCAAAATCTGGATCTTCAGACAGCCATAGACATTGCTATGGAAAATAACCTGAATTTGCAAAGAAGTCAGGTAAATCTTGCTACACAAGAGGCTAACTTAATTGGAAATCAGGGACAAAGAATCCCAACTTTATCGACCGGTGCAAGCACGGGATATAGATGGGGTCGTTCCATCAACCCCGTGACCAACCTCTTTGAAAACAATAGAATTGGGAACATCAACGTTTTTGGCAACTCCAACATGACCCTGTTTGCGGGTCAGCAAATCACCAATTCTGTAAAACAGAGTAAAACTGATATTGAGGCTGCCAAATACAATGTCCAAGCCACAGAAAACAACATCACATTAAATGTGATTAACCTTTTTATCAATGTAGTTTTTGCTAAGGAGCAATTGAAAATTGCTGAAAACCAATTGACCACTACCAAAGAACAGCTGACTGTGACCACAAAACTGGTAGATGCAGGTGCCCTACCATTGGCCAATAAATTAGATATCCAGGCACAAAATGCCACCAATGAACTGGAAGTAATCAATGCATCCAACAATTTAAGAATTGCCAAATTGAATTTGGCCCAGGCCATGCAAATCCCTTTTGACAACCGGCTGGATGTGATTGCGCCTGATTTGGATCCTGAAAATTATCTTTTGACACAAAAGGAAGTGGATGAGATATTTGAAATTGCTTTGGATCTGATGCCTGAGATAAAAGCAGCAGAACTGGGCATTGAAAGTGCCGATTTAGGTGTTAAAATCGCGAGAGGGGGATATATGCCGACCCTTGGTATTGGCGCCAGTGCATTTTCCAACTATGTTGACCAATTTTTTATGGGAGAAAGACTGGATTTTAGAACCCAGATGAGGAATAACTTTTCCAACTCAGCCAACATGCAGTTAAACATCCCTATTTTATCCAATTTCAGAAACAGGGCCAATTTGCAAAGAGCAAGGTTACAAAAAAGATTGAGTGAAATCCAGGAAGCAGAAACCAGAAATCAGCTTAGACAGGACATAGAAAGTGCCTATACCAACGCTTACGCAGCAAGACAATCTTATCAGGCTTCCCAAGTAAGGGTATCTTCATTGGCGGAAGCATTTAGGATTGCACAACAGCGCTTTGATGCAGGAGCTATCAATTTTGCAGACTATCAATTGGCCCAAAACAACTACTTCAATGCCCAGGCGGATTTAGTAACATCAAAATATACATACATATTTAGGGTCAAAGTTCTTGACTTTTACTTAGGAAACCCACTAAAACTATAA
- the sdaAB gene encoding L-serine ammonia-lyase, iron-sulfur-dependent subunit beta: MGNKSSVFDMIGPVMIGPSSSHTAGVVRIARAAIRVLGGTPDEAIITFYNSFARTYEGHGSDRAILGGLLDLKTDDPGIKTSFELAKEKGLNYTFKSIGNASIYHPNTIKLNLKKEDQKIELVGESLGGGVINIAEVDGFNANFSAQMHTLIIKADDISGAIAFISSVIAQEKTNIATMSVSRKGKNDLACHVIEMDSGIRPMTIEYLKSLPWIKQLIYIPDIDL, encoded by the coding sequence ATGGGCAATAAAAGTAGCGTTTTTGACATGATCGGACCTGTGATGATCGGTCCTTCTTCCTCTCACACGGCAGGGGTCGTTAGGATAGCTAGAGCGGCTATCCGTGTATTGGGTGGAACACCCGACGAAGCGATCATCACCTTTTACAATTCCTTTGCCCGAACCTATGAAGGGCATGGAAGTGACCGCGCGATCTTAGGCGGCCTTTTGGACCTCAAAACAGATGATCCCGGCATCAAGACTTCCTTCGAATTGGCCAAAGAAAAGGGATTGAACTATACGTTCAAATCCATAGGAAATGCTTCAATATACCACCCAAATACCATCAAGCTCAATCTTAAAAAAGAAGATCAAAAAATTGAGTTGGTCGGTGAAAGTTTAGGCGGAGGAGTGATTAATATTGCTGAAGTCGATGGTTTCAATGCCAATTTTTCAGCACAAATGCACACGCTTATCATCAAGGCAGATGATATCTCAGGTGCAATTGCCTTTATTTCTTCTGTTATAGCGCAAGAAAAAACCAATATTGCCACCATGTCTGTATCCAGAAAAGGTAAAAATGATCTGGCATGTCATGTGATAGAAATGGATTCCGGTATCAGACCTATGACCATTGAATATCTGAAAAGTTTACCCTGGATTAAACAATTAATTTACATTCCGGATATTGATCTTTAA